In the Candidatus Obscuribacterales bacterium genome, one interval contains:
- a CDS encoding SpoIID/LytB domain-containing protein encodes MSQLVSVSSPHLTLSTPKRTVGWLYVSVSTCIVCWVGLSAKPSVAQSPPNPVLDIGIVQRFGTEAEHELILEPLMGDRLTVQFKTGDQEQTLTTTRLKVDVVMQPLDEPVIDERVVLSTHRSFESAEDSANQWRSRGIEVEIAQPRQWQVWAKRDVYHSPLLRRLLFQNLQANGATVAFLDSQVKTQVPVAAFTADGFRYHRDEFEIQSANSRIRVNSNLDNTNRLYGGDMRLQPNAYGTYTLVNEVPLETYLRGVVPHEIGLSAPPTTIEAQAILARTYVLRNLRRFDIDNYQLCADTQCQVYWGLSGADPISDRAITATQGLVLTYQDELVDALYSSTTGGITAPFGDVWNGSDRPYLQAVIDSVQGSWDLPNNRLDNEANFRRFISLERGFNEETWDLFRWREEQSLAQISNDMREYLRSKQNPLASFTQIKNLQVTERSPAGRVQRLLVETDLGSIELEKDEILRALWGPNSTLFYLDPMYEPAAANTPPEDRQLRGYAFVGGGFGHGVGMSQTGAYNLGRLGWSSDRILGFYYLNTTVQPLSDRLVFWRDPAESAVNQQPTEAIVSE; translated from the coding sequence ATGAGTCAGCTTGTATCGGTTAGTTCTCCACATCTGACGTTATCTACTCCGAAGCGTACGGTGGGATGGTTATACGTTTCTGTATCAACTTGTATCGTTTGCTGGGTTGGGCTATCGGCAAAGCCCAGCGTGGCCCAGTCGCCGCCTAACCCGGTGCTCGACATTGGCATTGTGCAGCGCTTTGGGACAGAGGCAGAGCATGAGCTGATTCTGGAACCCCTGATGGGCGATCGCCTCACGGTGCAGTTCAAAACAGGGGATCAGGAGCAAACGCTGACCACCACGCGCCTGAAGGTTGATGTGGTGATGCAGCCCTTGGATGAACCCGTGATCGATGAGCGGGTTGTCCTCAGCACTCACCGTAGCTTTGAAAGTGCGGAAGACAGTGCCAATCAGTGGCGATCGCGGGGCATTGAGGTAGAAATTGCCCAGCCGCGTCAATGGCAGGTGTGGGCCAAGCGAGATGTGTACCACAGCCCTCTACTGCGGCGACTGCTGTTCCAAAATCTGCAGGCCAACGGTGCCACGGTGGCCTTTTTAGACTCCCAGGTGAAAACCCAGGTGCCGGTGGCGGCGTTCACCGCCGATGGTTTCCGCTACCACCGAGATGAGTTTGAGATCCAGTCGGCCAACAGCCGCATTCGGGTCAACTCCAACCTCGACAACACCAACCGGCTCTATGGTGGCGACATGCGCCTCCAGCCCAATGCCTACGGTACCTATACCCTCGTTAACGAAGTTCCCCTGGAAACCTACCTGCGCGGCGTAGTACCCCATGAAATTGGGCTTTCAGCTCCACCCACCACCATTGAAGCTCAGGCGATTTTGGCCCGTACCTACGTGCTGCGCAACCTGCGCCGCTTTGACATCGACAACTATCAGCTCTGTGCCGATACCCAGTGTCAGGTCTATTGGGGGCTATCGGGGGCTGATCCCATTTCCGATCGCGCTATCACGGCCACTCAAGGGCTGGTGTTAACCTACCAGGATGAATTGGTCGATGCCCTCTATTCCTCGACCACCGGGGGGATTACCGCGCCCTTTGGGGATGTGTGGAATGGCAGCGATCGCCCCTATCTGCAAGCGGTGATTGATTCTGTACAAGGGAGCTGGGATCTGCCCAATAACCGGTTAGACAACGAGGCCAATTTCCGCCGATTTATCAGCCTAGAGCGGGGCTTTAACGAAGAAACGTGGGATCTGTTCCGCTGGCGGGAAGAGCAGTCTCTAGCCCAGATTAGCAACGACATGCGGGAGTATCTGCGCAGTAAGCAGAATCCCCTGGCTAGCTTCACCCAAATTAAGAACCTGCAAGTGACAGAGCGATCGCCTGCAGGGCGGGTTCAGCGTCTTTTGGTAGAAACCGATCTGGGTTCCATTGAGCTAGAAAAAGATGAAATCTTGCGGGCTCTGTGGGGCCCCAACAGCACCCTGTTCTACCTCGATCCCATGTATGAACCGGCAGCCGCCAATACCCCCCCCGAGGATCGTCAGCTACGGGGCTATGCCTTTGTGGGCGGTGGCTTTGGCCATGGCGTGGGCATGAGTCAAACCGGGGCCTACAACCTCGGGCGGTTGGGCTGGAGCAGCGATCGCATCCTAGGCTTTTACTATCTCAACACCACGGTGCAGCCCTTGAGCGATCGCCTGGTGTTCTGGCGCGATCCGGCCGAATCTGCCGTCAACCAGCAGCCTACTGAAGCGATCGTTAGCGAATAA